The region CAGTCATCCCCTAGTGTTACCCACCACTCTCAGAGCTATTCAAGCTCTCTGAAGGACCGTTTCTCAGAGAAGCTTTTTTCTAACCCGAGCCTGTGGAGCCTGAATGCCCTGACATCTCAGGTAGAGAACATCTCTAATAACGTCCAACAGTTATTACTCTCAGAGGCTCTTATGGCCAACAAAAAAAATGGCAAGCGAAACCAGCCAAAAAAAGGAGAGGACTATAGGGGCCAGTTAAAGGCAATGGAGGACTCTTCATGTCCCGAGAGCCAACATGGTTCTCTAACCAATGACACTTTCGACACACCAAGATCTTTGTCATCTGTAGTACAAGAGGGAGGATACTCCAGCAGCACAGAAGACCAGATGGAACAGAACTACTACTATTTCGGTCAGGGCAAAGGCCCGACACAGGCCTCAGCACATTCTCAACTGAGTTTAGACACAGTGTCTACCTGCTCTATGAACTCGGCAGATGACATGTCCGTCAGATCAGGCGATTCGGATAGAAGTCTGCGGAGTACAACCTCTGAAGGTCATCTTAACTGTGACCCTAAAATGCAAAGAGTGCCAATTGTAGAAGAGCAGAACAGTTCTCTCGGGAGTTTAAGAGAAGAGAGGTCTCCCATTAGTGTAACAGCCACAAGTCCTATGAAGCAGGAGAGTAATTCTCGACTAGGCATAAAGCAACCAGAGATCACTCAAAAGGAAAATTTAGAGAAGTCTATCTGGACCGAGAGGACGACTGATGAAAAGAAAATTGGACCCATTAACCTGCCTACAGAACATGAATGTAAAGAAGGGGTTCTTGAGGAAACCGAGAAACAACAGGAATGGCCAGAGGATGAGAAGTTCCCCTCCCTCATCCATAAGATGAATAAAGCTGTGACAAATGAAAGATATTCTTACGAAACAGGAGACACTATTTATCAGAACCTGGAAAGCAAATATGATAGAGAGGATCAAGACTTTCCTGGAAAGGGCTTTTTAGACGTCAGCAGCaaggaaaatgaaaatgaagttGCAGAAGCAAAATCAGAAGTATTTAAATTGGAATCACAGCTTACTATTGAAGGTCTGACGACATCACCAGCTATTTCAAGAGATTCACTTAACTCAAATCAAAGTTCACCTGAGAAAACGGAAGATTCAGACGTATCTTATCTAACCCCTCAGTGTGAGTTTTCAGAGGAGAAACTGTCAACCTCTGAAAAACAGGACTTCTTTGAAAAGCAGCAGTTTGTCTtattaaattcatccattgaaGTGAGCGAGAATGAAGGGTTACCACCAACTCATGAGGTGGTCAATAATAAAGCAAAACAAGAAGAGTCTTTTACAGAAGCCTGTGATAAGCCAGAAGATAAAGCAGGTGGACTTCTGGTCAAAACGGATGCTGGAGAGACCACCGTTCAAGACATAGCCCATAGAGGAAATGAAAGAGGGTCAGCCCCATGTGACATTGCACCCCAGTCTCACTCTGTCAAGACTGGCTTCTCAGCTTTCGATGAGAAAGCAACACCTCAGACCCAGGCGAGGGATCGCATTGATGCAAAGGTGCTGGAGCCTGATTCGCCTCAGTTGCCCGGCAAGTCAATAATGCACTCTGCACCCTCTTGGGCTAATACACCACCCTCTCCACAGAAAGGAGATGAAGAAATAGAGCCAGGGATTAGCTGTCCCAGTGCAGTAATGCCAACAACGAAAGCAGAGCCTGTAGCCCCCTCAGCACATCCAAGACTATTGGGTAGGAAGCATACCCGAGGTAGGCAAAGGCTGATTCATTCAAATGCATCTATTGGGAGCCAGATGAGTGTGGAACGAGATGTGGTCCCACCATCTCCTCAAAAACCTGATATGCCCTCAAGCAATAGTGCCCTATTCTCTGAACAAATGGGAGCGGTACAGCCGGACAGCAGTCAAACACCCAAACTGGCGGACGTTTTACCATCCCGTATGTGTACTCGCTCTCTAGGGTCACAAGGTAGCCTGAAAGTTTGCAACCAAGAAAGAAGAAAACCAGTTGCAAAGCCCATTTCGAAACCTGACCCGAAAGTAGGTCCAAAGCCAGGACAAAAGCCTGGtctaaaacaaaatgtaaagacTGATTTAAGACCTGGTACAAAATCAGCCCcaaagctgagtttcaaacctgGTACAAAGTCTAGTCTGAGGTCTAGTCCAAAACAAGGCTCCAAGTCTGGGCCAAAACAAGGCCCAAAATCAGGGCCATTGTTAACTATTAAAACAGGTTTAAAGCCTGGCCCAAAGTCTAGTCCAAAAACTGGCTTAAAGCCTAATGAAGGAGTAACTCATAAAGGCCCTGGACGACCAAGAAGCCTAAATTCAAAGACCAAATCcctaaaatataaagacaacatACAAGCTCACGTTGAGAATATGAACAGCACAAGTTGCATCAGTGAAACCACTACACAGCAAGAAAATACAACAGCCACTTTAGAAACTGTTACTGACACTACTTTGTGCTCTACTATAGACAGCACCACGGGTTCCTCATTAGATACTGAGATAGATGCCTCGTTTGTAAATTCTGAAGCAAAAGATCAAAAATCCATGGTATTAAGATCTAGGAAACAAACACAGGGAAAATTATCagagcaaaaagaaaaaaggaaagagaCCTTGGCGGCTGAGGCATCAGCAATTAGGCTCACAGAAACACATACGCAGGAGGTAGCCGTAGCCCATCCATGTCAAAACCAAAAATCCTCTATACATGAGAATATCTGTGCAGATTCACTAAGCCTGCCAAATGAGAAAATCATCTCTGTTCCAGTTAAAAGAAAATCTAGTTTAAAATTTAAAGGCCCAATTAATAAGAAGAAAGATCAGAAAGGCAGTCAACCAGTCCAACAGTCTCTGCTTCAAGATACCCGAGGTACCAAGGGGAGAAGAAAGCAAGGACATACCTTAGAACCATCTATATGTAGCACTATGACCAAAGAAAGCCTTCCATTTGAAGATGATACATCTAGTTTGCCCCCTCAGGGTCCCACTAAAACAAAATATTTGCCTCCTAGAAAAGGCAGAGGACTTAAATATGAAGCGATGGTTCAGAAAATCGCATCACCTATATCCAAAAAACAGCCTCTACCTATCCAACCAGATGCAACCCAGGATGAATTAACATTAAAGCCAGCCCTAGAATTCCTGG is a window of Trichomycterus rosablanca isolate fTriRos1 chromosome 22, fTriRos1.hap1, whole genome shotgun sequence DNA encoding:
- the LOC134336184 gene encoding retinoic acid-induced protein 1, coding for MQSFRERSGFQGNQHCYQQEPRELSRLENYRHHLGQTGQGYETHSLSAAGMPPAGTASKDCYGQQNYPSYGSGSAQTKKPYGGGKPPTQHVQSGYSGHVSSGYSAQYMSEGHLPQKWDESTQMSQYEQEMVGHLEPRPSGSSQYIEQNMLSISQSQCHLPSQPSAPAYTNPHQQGHRPNPSPSPLMYPQSHVHFPQHARPPSSTSSNYMEKCNSIPHAYKSGFGMPPNVQYSRQMSNHSTLKQSGYRTQNNYGYQQPASRTGFEQQGPMQGIPSTPESHPKFQHYNQSQQNYCITDISVRSPEQYYQNCSPSSSHSPARSVGRSPSYSSTPSPLMPNPDTFQYGQTINPASSSSSAGLQDQNMLMPAHTQSSPSVTHHSQSYSSSLKDRFSEKLFSNPSLWSLNALTSQVENISNNVQQLLLSEALMANKKNGKRNQPKKGEDYRGQLKAMEDSSCPESQHGSLTNDTFDTPRSLSSVVQEGGYSSSTEDQMEQNYYYFGQGKGPTQASAHSQLSLDTVSTCSMNSADDMSVRSGDSDRSLRSTTSEGHLNCDPKMQRVPIVEEQNSSLGSLREERSPISVTATSPMKQESNSRLGIKQPEITQKENLEKSIWTERTTDEKKIGPINLPTEHECKEGVLEETEKQQEWPEDEKFPSLIHKMNKAVTNERYSYETGDTIYQNLESKYDREDQDFPGKGFLDVSSKENENEVAEAKSEVFKLESQLTIEGLTTSPAISRDSLNSNQSSPEKTEDSDVSYLTPQCEFSEEKLSTSEKQDFFEKQQFVLLNSSIEVSENEGLPPTHEVVNNKAKQEESFTEACDKPEDKAGGLLVKTDAGETTVQDIAHRGNERGSAPCDIAPQSHSVKTGFSAFDEKATPQTQARDRIDAKVLEPDSPQLPGKSIMHSAPSWANTPPSPQKGDEEIEPGISCPSAVMPTTKAEPVAPSAHPRLLGRKHTRGRQRLIHSNASIGSQMSVERDVVPPSPQKPDMPSSNSALFSEQMGAVQPDSSQTPKLADVLPSRMCTRSLGSQGSLKVCNQERRKPVAKPISKPDPKVGPKPGQKPGLKQNVKTDLRPGTKSAPKLSFKPGTKSSLRSSPKQGSKSGPKQGPKSGPLLTIKTGLKPGPKSSPKTGLKPNEGVTHKGPGRPRSLNSKTKSLKYKDNIQAHVENMNSTSCISETTTQQENTTATLETVTDTTLCSTIDSTTGSSLDTEIDASFVNSEAKDQKSMVLRSRKQTQGKLSEQKEKRKETLAAEASAIRLTETHTQEVAVAHPCQNQKSSIHENICADSLSLPNEKIISVPVKRKSSLKFKGPINKKKDQKGSQPVQQSLLQDTRGTKGRRKQGHTLEPSICSTMTKESLPFEDDTSSLPPQGPTKTKYLPPRKGRGLKYEAMVQKIASPISKKQPLPIQPDATQDELTLKPALEFLVTEKRKSVNTTITAPEEGENPVKIEETPEAVGIQTPLKKRRKWAIMEITNAADTLETTSLIINTPRLAKQRAIKNNHEMHLKQQKKRKGIKLANSVPPVELHEQTQLDMPVPTSVEATLPPASFAPHATDGSTEPEQLSVELCSRVIEAKRGRRSSNKKKQGEALGQQTVVKRPGIKKKSGLKKMIQQNVNVVMTTVNESEHKTKRRKEIPTVKGKLFSKDVFQPQESGIKRSFKPYVHIDGSRKTASFCTIVNRPEEEHLLTVKKAKRKNLVRIKNEATLTKAIPDSTVMLQGPIVNKSLSDKCLVCCLCGKPANYRELGDLCGPYYPENTIPRKTLSLEYREDFRRNYDEQQDKTTTCTAEQTDILEEKDTKDFPQEESSKADCKPAMKERRSQLRTRLGLHMRFKRLQLLQGRAVKGAPSAGEEDCYSALQRLQLEAEVNEHWAHVSCAVWTSGVILIAGKLYGLKEAAQDSAHTKCFTCQREQASISCSWNNCTYKYHYVCAKETGCIFDEETFSIKCPNHQAI